The Sorghum bicolor cultivar BTx623 chromosome 6, Sorghum_bicolor_NCBIv3, whole genome shotgun sequence genome contains the following window.
TGTGTTTGAAGCAATAATGTTGGATTGGGCAATATTTTATAAATGCTTGATCATGAACATCGGTTCTCCTTCAAGGTTTTGCACGTTATTGAGAATGTGTCCAAGCTATGTGCCATCCTACTTTGATTATTgttcataatttttttttgcttgtGACATATGAACTTGAATGATGTTATTTCAGTAGTACCTAACTGCCAAGTGCCAACAGCATCAGGGATATTTCTTGGAGAATGGTTGATTCACTATCTCAAATATATAAAACCAAGTTAGGGCATTTAATCAAGGAGTTAGTAGTAGCATCACTAATGTGTTTTCTGTAACTAGTGATTTTGTTAATCAAATCAACTTTAGTGAAAATATATTTGGGATCAGAGGGAAGACTTCACGTTAACCCTCTCAGTCTGAAAAATTATCCTTCTGATTGTGAAAAGAACCTCTAATTCTTGATGCTGATTAAGCATGATGTGGGTCTCTGCCTCCATACTGCTCTGCTGGGATCTGTTATTAGCTGTAAGGTACTGCTGTATCTTTCTTTTAAAAAGGATAAATTTATGGattcctttttttgttttctagTATGAAAATTTTCAGTTGATGGCCAGAAGGCCCCCTTAATTTGACAAAACTAGTCCAATTTTTGCATGACGAAAGGTGTTGACATTGTGTATATTCCTGTGCCTCTCttcttgtatttttttttctcgaacacgcaggagagctgcgtatcattTCATTGAAAGGAGAAGAAAGAGTCGTACACACACACCCCTCCTAAAAAACTTGAGAAAACTGATCACCTCAAAGATTAATGAAATGACCAGACCAAAACAAGCAACCCCTAAGAGACCTCCCTGGCAGTGAGCAGGGAGTGACCCTTCGCTCCTGCCAAACACCATAACTCGGCTTCCTCCTTTGCAAGGAGCAGCGCTGTGTCCCGTCTGGGGGTGGCCTCATTGAAATTGAAAACACAATCATTTCTATACCTCCAAATGGTCCATGCACCAAGCATGATAGCGTGATGAGGGTGCAAGGAGCAGCGCTGTGTCCCGTCTGGGGGTGGCCTCATTGAAAACACAATCATTTCTATACCTCCAAATGGTCCATGCACCAAGCATGATAGCGTGATGAGGGTGTTCAGTCCGTTCCTTATGTCACTGTCTACAGCAGCTTCTGCtttcatccaccaatcttcCCAGGAGAGTTCTGTTGTTTGTGGGGTGAGAATAGAGAGTCCGACACAATGCAAAAGAGAATACCAGAAATGTCTTGCAAAAACACAGCCAATGAGAAGGTGCTGGATGTCCTCATCTTCTTGGTCAGACAGCAGGCATTTGCCTGGATGGGGAAGGCTGCACCGGGCCAAGAAGAACCGacaccttttcttttcttttttttgttgggggggggggggggggggcatttTTTCAAATACGTTCATAGGCTAACTTTGCTGTGTATTTTCCTGACGGGGAGAGCCTCCAGATATGTCTATCAGGAATGCCTTCCTGCAGCACCACAACTGCCAGAGTATCCCACAGCTCCAGGTATTCTAGCAAAGCTTCCAGGGATATTTCGCCTTGGATATCTTCCAGCCATTTTCCATTATTCAGAGCATCCATAACTATGCATCTGTTCGCTCTTCGCTTAGACACAAGGGCAAAAACTCGGGGTGCTAAATCTTTAATGCTTCTGCCATTCAGCCACTTATCTTTCCAGAATAAGGTATTGGATCCATCTCCAATTTCAGTAATTATGGTCATAGACAGCAGGGCTTCCACTTCCTTGCTGACCTGAAGAGGTAGGTCTGCCCAAGACCGATTAGGTTCAGATTTCTTGAGCCACGGCGATCTTGCTCTTAGGGCACATCCCAAGATTTCAAATCTGAAATGTCGAGTCCCCCAGTTCCTTGGAACGACAAACTTTGGGCCGAGCAATGAGGCAGTGTCCTCCATTTGCTTCCTTGTGTCCCTTCCACACAAAGGCTCTCCTAATTCTATCAATGTCCTTTATTGCCCAAGGTGGCACATCAATCGCCATGGCCAGATATATCAGCATTGCTGTCAAGACATATTGTACCTGGACAGCCCTTCCAGCCTGTGTCATTAGGTCAGCCTTCCATCCTGGTAGTTGGTCAGCAATTCTGTCAATAATTGGCTGGAATTGTTCCTTTGTCAGTTTTTTAAGGGACAATGGCAGCCCTAGGCATTTGCATATGAAGTCTTGGATTTCACAAGGCAGCATACTCTCTATGAGTGCCATATTCTCCTCAGAGCATTGAATTGGCACCACACTGCTCTTGTGCACATTAGTCCTTAGACCGGATGCTTCCCCAAAAAGCTGAAGGATTCTCAAGGTTAAACTAATATCTTCTGCAGTTGGCCTGAGAAACAGAGATACATCATCAGCATACAAAGAGATTCTATGTTGGATTGGCCTTCTAGACTATGGTTGTAGCAATCCCGCTTCAGATGCCCTTGAGACCAACCAGTTCAGCACATCCATGACCAAAATAAAGAGCATAGGAGAAAGTGGATCCCCCTGACGAAGCCCTCTCTTCTTGTATTGTCATGTACTTTGTGGCGATGTGGGCTTGACTCATGATTGCATTAAGAATACCTAGAAAGTTTGGTTGGGATGTTTCCGTGTTTGTGTGCCAACTTATTATTATTTGTAACTTTGTTGGCGACTGTTGAGGAAGATGTTGACATTAGTTTGCTTGGTAAATTTGACCAATTGAGGTCACAATCTGTTTAAGCTAAGCAGTATTTATTGCCTGCAGTTCTGAATCATCTGTTTTAAAACTTCACATGAGATTGGCCTGCAAAGGTTGTAAAACTGCATACTACTTATGCAGCTGTATTCATTCATCCTGTGAATAGATTGATGCTTGTACTACTTAGTGTTTCTCTTGGATGAGAGAAAATGCATCTAAACCAGAAAGAGACAAGAGAGTGATGTCAGTAGGTTTAGTTAACTGATtagttttgcaaaataggaccTTTGCTTTGAAGCTCTGTATATCTCTGTAGTCCAAAGCTGTGTTTGAAGCAATAATGTCGTATAGCATTTTATAAATGCTTGATCATGAACCTGTTATGTATGTAATACTAAAAGTTTAATAAAACTGTTTTACCTACATAAACAGAATTAGACTGAAATTGCTTAATGAAATGTTTCAGTGTTGTCGTTTCTGTTCACTGCATTAGTTGTCCTTGAGGCAAGGTCTTGCAACGTTATTTGTCATAGGGCTGAGTTATGTGCCGCTCGACTTTGATTACTGTCCATGATTGGTGAGATAAAAAGTTTCATGCATGCAAAAGTATGCTCTCACTCACACCACAAGAAATTGTTCTAGCAAACCTGCAGGTTGTCCCTTTTTTTTGTAGAGGGTGAGAGATCTTATTCAAGAGATGTCCTAATGATTAAATAAACTAAGTACTAGCATTTCCGTATTCTATTTTTGTCAttgctactccctccgttccaaattgcaTACAATATCAAATTAATTTCATTAACTTATCCATGAAATTGTCTTgatggtgttttttttttgaatttgtaGATGTCAATACATTTTGTCTAAAAATATGGTTAAAGTTACAaaattttgacttaggacaaagttAAAACAAACTATATTAATTTGGAAAGGAGGGAGCATTTAAGTAgaagaacaaaatttgttttaaaaGAGTAGGACTGAAGAGCAAGAAATCCTGCCTACCTAATACGGGACTCATTAAATTTTATACACCATGAAATCTAGATCTAGAATCTACCTGACAGACATTTTTGCTTGTATCTTACTCGGAGGCTGATAATTCTTTAGCATATCTTTTACTAAACCCAATTCTGCCTCAGCTTTTGCTGTCCCATCATACATATTTTACTTAAACCTAAATTTCCTGTTCTGTTCTGTTATGTAATATTACTCCATgagtcttttggtttgacttgAATATAGATACTTTTTTTGACTTTCAAATGGTCTTGGACTTATAATGGAAAGTAACTCTGGAGTGCAAAGGCTGTTTAGCTTAGGTCATGGAGAGTGATAGTTTAGAAATTAAGTGTTTTTGCTGCTGTGTTCAGTGGCGCACTTGCTACTTGCCTTTTTTTTAGACATAAAGCAATGGTTCTAACGACAAATCCATCTCTGAAAACATCATAAGTTCATTTCTCTACAATACTTGATTCCATCCATATTTCTTTAATGACTTTGTTCAGCCGTCCAGGTTCATCAGCAGCAGGTGCAGTACTGCAGTGTGATAGATAGGACAACAGACTTGATATGGCACCACTTCAAATTACTCGCGAGGATTGGAGGCAGAACTTCGATGGTGGAGCCCGAGGTCCCGTTGCAGGCAACAACATTTCTTCCCTTTGCTTTCCGCAAGACCACAACCATGGCACAGGGAACTCCACCTACATCCAATGGATGGGCGAGGTGCCTTTCCGTTTGGTTTTTGATTACTGCACTCGTGGAAACTTTGCGAAGTGCCTTTCCCGTTTGGTTTTTCATTACTGCACTCGTGGAAACTTTCTCCCTGCTCATAGCACATTCGAGAAAAAGGCGGGGAACTCCACCCATTCTCCGGTGCATGCTGAATCTATTCCCCAATCATGCTGTCCGTTTTACTAACTTTTCCGTGTGCGAGATTGGTGTTCCTTACATAATATAGTGCTATCTTCTGTTTGCTGTGCTTGAGCACTTGACTCAAACAAAATGCCTGTGGTTACAGTGGTATGATAACCTTAAATCTCGTCCTTTTTATTCGGAATTGAACGTGCTTATTAGAGCCAACGTCTTGTGCAGTACCTCTAATGTAATGACAAAATTTGGTCTTGAAAATGAGCAACGGCTGTGGGCACATCGGTGGGCTCTCGTCTCGAACAGTGACGCGGTCGTTGACACTTCAGCGAGCGACGGGCGCTAGCGGCCTCACTCGAAATTTTTTATAGACACAACTAGCTAATACAGTGACTGCCCCTTTTTAATTGAGAAAGGAAGCTACCTCACTTTTGCCCCTAGTCACACAAGCATCATCACGATTATTAGGCCACAACAAACAAACCACCCTGGGATTCCACACCCAAAATGCCACCGATTCCCTGGCCAAAACCCTCCAAAAAGTTAAGAGCGCCCCTGGAGATGCCATTCACACCACAGCACTTCTTCATCTACGCAACAAGGTTTGCCATTAAATTTGATTAAACTCTCACATCATGAAATCCAACCGGTTCTGTGTAGATCGATTCAAATTGACATTATACGCAAGCAGTACAAAAATCATGGTTTTCTTTTTTACTGCTTTATTATCTCATGTTATAAGAAGACACTCTTAGTATagtttggcagaatgggtggatCTCCAAAACCCAATGTTGTTTTAGGTTTCAAATCTACAGATCATACTCATTGTCACAAAACAAGTGATGCTTTGAACATCAACGTGGTCTTTGAAATACAACTTTTAACtcatatttttcatatttttttataaaacatAGAAATAAAAAGTATTTTGGAAACGGTCTGACTTAGAGCATGTACAATACGATAGACTCTTAGAAGAAAGAGAATAGCACTAGAGTTTAACCTACAATGCAAACTCTTGTCTGATAGACGTTTAGCAACGGAATAAGCCCAAGCGTCATCTTGCACAGGCTGTCTGCGGCTCGGACGAAGTGTCGCTGCTTGGTTGAGCGTTGACTCTGCTAGCAAGCGCCCTCATTCCATTCCACCGTGGAAAAATAGACCATTAACTACCCATAAGCGCCCTGTGCTGTACATGGCATGAGTTCCACTTGTCCCTTGAGGCCTTGACGCAAAGAAGACACCTAAAAGTTAACATTGTagacttttttttgtttttgatatTTGAGCTTATTAGTGTTTTTCACTCTCAGGGACCATAATCTTGGTTGTAATTGCAATCACCTCAAAATATAAAACATGTTGGTGGGGAAGGAATTGGGCTCCTGATGCCACCGGAAAGCATAACATATTGATTGGGCTCACCGGCAAGTGGGTGTAGTAGGGGTTGCCAAACCGGCAGAGCCGGCGACACATGTGGCCAAGGTCAAATTCATGGTTGGAGTCGGTGCCGGCACCGTGTGGCATATGCCCGAGCGATCGTAGTTGCGCAACCGCTCCCATATACTCAAAGAAGCATACCTGGTACCCTGAGCAGGCCCTCTGCCTCATCCATAGGCCGCGGCAGACGATGCTCTCGCCTAGCAGAACGCGCGAGATGTGGAGGGCGAAGAGGAAGCAAAGGGTGAAGAGGAAGCGGCGGCCGAGCATCTGTCGCGGTCATGACACTCAATGTGATGAATCGAGCAATTGAACTCCTTTTCCGCTTGCTACGGGATACAAGCACATGCCTCTCTGCTTGCTATGACATATGCCTAGAGCATTGTAGGGGGATTGGTTCTTTGATCTGGAGGGTGGGAAGGACGCCGTAGTCGGGCGACGGAGGATGGGTGCGAGGAGGATACGAGGATGGAGCAGAGGTATAACTAAAGGGTATTAAGTGATTTTGATGTTTGAATTATAACATGACTATTTGGATTAACATCGGTTGATGACATATAAGGTTGAGTGTAAATGGATGCAAGGTTGACTTGAACTTAGACAACGTGGATATTGAAGTGATCAACATCTCAAGTAAGATATTAGAGCTGTTGTTGAAGAACTTGTTGGCCCCTCCTAGATCTCACTTTAAGTCATATTTCGATTCCAAAGAGAGGTGGTGCAAGTTTACACGACTGTTTATGCCACTATAGTAATGTAGAGTGCATTCTACAACTTTTGtacttttttctataaaaaGGAGAGTTTCAAAACAAATGTGTGATGAGAAAAAGAGCTTCAACTTAACTTGGAGGATAGAAGGTTTATAACAATTAATAAGTTCAaattttgaaaataaaaatttagaCTCATAATGCCTTGAGGCATGTGCCTAATGTTTCAACTACTGATTGTTAAATTATCACATCCGGAGAGAGTATAGAGTATCTGTATGTGTATTGTGTTATAGAAAAAGATAGAGCATAaagatattttttttgttaGATGTAATAGGTATTAAATTACGGTCATTGATTCTTATCCTGTCTCAATGTCTCATGATTTTAGCCCGTGCAGATGTATCGTGTACCTGAACTAGTTCGATTACATTTCATTAAAAGTCTACATCACGAAATCCAACCCGTTCTGAATAGACATGCCAACATGGGATTATTATATTACTGATGAAAATTGCATGATGATGGGTCTGGTTGTTTAACAAGTCCAAGCTCCAATCTGAGAAGATAAATGACTTTTCTTAAGATTTGTCACCACGGTGTGCTGCCAAATTTGGCCAGGCGCCAAACCACCACTCCACCAGCTTACTGAGCCACGGCCACACTGATACCACCAATGCACATTGCCGGGCATCTATATTTCCGATCCCTCCAAGCTCCAAGCCTAGCAACGCGCCAGCGACGGAGACCGGCACAATACAAACAAAACATGTCTCAACACACCATTGCCGCCATGCACGCCGCcgtgcaccaccaccaccctggCCACCGCGCACCGCCGCCTCGCCGCTGCTCTCGCGGCCACGGGCGCAGCAGCGTCGCCGTCCGCGCCGCGGCCGCCACCACCGTCACCAGCACCCCGGGCGCCGCGGCGACAGCGCCGGACTCGCCGTCCGCGTCGTTCTGGGACTACAACCTCCTGTTCCGGTCGCAGCGCGCCGAGTGCCGCGACCCCGTCGCGCTCCGCGTCACCGAGGGCGCGATCCCGGCGGACTTCCCGTCGGGCACCTACTACCTCGCCGGTCCGGGGATGTTCACCGACGACCACGGGTCCACCGTGCACCCGCTCGACGGCCACGGCTACCTCCGCTCGTTCCGCTTCGGCTCCGACGGCGCGCCGGCGCGCTACTCCGCGCGGTACGTGGAGACGGCGGCGAAGCGGGAGGAGCACGACGCGCCGCGCTCGTCGTGGCGGTTCACGCACCGGGGCCCCTTCTCGGTGCTGCAGGGCGGGACCCGGGTGGGCAACGTGAAGGTGATGAAGAACGTGGCCAACACCAGCGTGCTGCGCTGGGGCGGCCGCGTGCTCTGCCTCTGGGAAGGCGGCGAGCCGTACGAGCTGGACCCGCGGACGCTGGAGACCATCGGCCCGTTCGACATCCTCGGCCGCCTCGCCACCGGCGGCGAAGCGGCACGAGACGACGACAGCAGCGAGGCTGCGCGTCTCGGGCGCCGGCGGCCGTGGCTGCAGGAGGCAGGGATCGACGTGGCCGCGCGCCTGCTGCGACCGGTCCTCGGTGGTCTGTGCCGTCGCTGCTGCCACCACCACTACCACCAGGGTCCGACCCCGACCCGACCGACCTGACGTTTGTGCGCTGGTGTGGCTCCCGCAGGTGTCTTCAGCATGCCGGCCAAGCGGCTGCTCGCGCACTACAAGATCGACCAGGAGAGGAACCGGCTGCTCATGGTGGCCTGCAACGCCGAGGACATGCTCCTCCCGCGCTCCAACTTCACTTTCTACGGTCCGCCCTGCCCTGCACACGGCACACCCTTTTGCCTGCTCGAATCGAGTCGGTCACAGATTCAAACAAAGTTCATGCCACCTGCTCGATCACTGACGTTGACGTCCGACGATGGCACTGCATCGCAGAGTTCGACGCCGACTTCGCGCTGGTGCAGACGCGGGAGTTTGTCTTGCCGGACCACCTGATGATCCACGACTGGACCTTCACGGACAGCCACTACGTCCTCCTCGGCAACAGAATCAGGCTGGACATTCCAGGTACGGAAGGGGATTATAGTACTACTTGTcttcattttctttttactGCTGTGATCAGCGTCTCTCTCGTGGGCGGCGTGCGGGGTGTGTTTGGGCAGGTTCGCTGCTGGCGCTCACGGGCACTCACCCAATGATCGCGGCCCTCGCCGTGGACCCGAGCCGGCAGTCCACGCCCGTCTACCTGCTGCCGCGCTCCCCGGAGGCCGAGGCCCCCGGCCGCGACTGGAGCGTGCCCATCGAGGCGCCATCGCAGATGTGGTCCATGCACGTCGGCAACGCCTTCGAGGAGCGCAACGCCCGGGGCGGCATCAACATTCAGCTCCACATGTCCGGCTGCTCTTACCAGTGGTTCAACTTCCACAGGATGTTTGGTAAATCCCGGATACATACATCCTCAAAATCCTGCTGTTTGGACAATGTTGGCTGAACAAGGATTTCTTTGACCTGCTGCCGGCGCAGGTTACAATTGGCAGAACAAGAAGCTGGACCCGTCCTTCATGAACATAGCCAAGGGCAGGGAATGGCTACCTCGTCTTGTACAGGTGAGCAACCGCTTAAACAGCTTGGGGGTACTGTACCAGATGTGGAATATTAACAGTGACAGAGTTGTCTGTCGTACGCCCCGACCAATCCAAATATATATCCAATGCAGGTGTCCATCGACCTCGACAAGAGAGGAACGTGCCGAGGATGCTCCGTCCGGAGATTGTCCGACCAGTGGACCAGGCCGGCGGACTTCCCGGCGATCAACCCAGGCTTCGCCAACCGGAGGAACCGGTTCATCTACGCCGGCGGCGCCTCCGGTTCACGCAGATTCTTGCCGTACTTCCCCTTCGACAGCGTCGTCAAGGTAGACGTCGCTGATGGATCAGCGCGGTCGTGGTCAGTCGCCGGGCGCAAGTTCGTTGGTGAGCCGGTCTTCGTCCCGACCGGCAGTAGCGAGGATGACGGCTATGTTCTGCTTGTCGAGGTAGGATAAGAGGCACATCCATTCAAGAACCGACATGGAGAAAGAGAAACATGCCAGCTGACCCTGATATTGTTGCTTTGTTGGCAGTATGCAGTGTCTGATCACAGGTGCCATCTGGTGGTGCTGGACGCAAGGAAGATCGGGGAAAGGGACGCAGTTGTGGCAAAACTTGAGGTGCCCAAGCACCTCACCTTCCCAATGGGATTCCATGGGTTCTGGGCAGATGAATGACAACAACAGGGTATTTTGTTGTTCCGCTCACTCTTCAATCGGTTGCCTTCTCACAAGCCATCACGGAGGAGACGTCTACTTTGACTCGAGCTGCTTTCAAGAACCTCGTACTTGGGACTCTTCTGGCATCGACGACTTCTATGATCCCTTGACTTTCCCATCCTTTTGACATGTTTTGTACCATGATCGCCTCAACTTTGTATTGAACTCCTTTTTGTCTATTTAGTGAAATATATGCTCCGCACGttctcaagaaaaaaaaaagtcgcTCAAACAAACGCCCTCATGATACCGTGTGTAAAGtctgttcaaatgaaccatggatggAAAATGCAAAGCTACGTCCTACATCAAACACTGACAATTTGTAGAATTTTGCCTCGCCAAGCCTTTAGACCAAACTAATGTTAAGCagaagttcaaaaaaaaaagaatgttcATGAAGCACGCGGCAGATCATATTATGTAGGGATGTAATCACGTTCAAAACAATCCCACACAGTAAACATATAAAGCTTCCACAGTTTCCACCAAGAGTACTGATAAAGCAACTTCTAGACTCGAGAACTAAGACATAATATTACAGATGATAATCATACTGAAAAGGACTAATTGTAGAAATAATCCTGCACACAACTAAGAAACCATCAAACTGTGAAGTCGACGAATTGTTGTGCTCAGCGTATACGAGCTATAGTTACCACGATGAAGACGAACACTGA
Protein-coding sequences here:
- the LOC8055963 gene encoding carotenoid cleavage dioxygenase 7, chloroplastic — protein: MHAAVHHHHPGHRAPPPRRCSRGHGRSSVAVRAAAATTVTSTPGAAATAPDSPSASFWDYNLLFRSQRAECRDPVALRVTEGAIPADFPSGTYYLAGPGMFTDDHGSTVHPLDGHGYLRSFRFGSDGAPARYSARYVETAAKREEHDAPRSSWRFTHRGPFSVLQGGTRVGNVKVMKNVANTSVLRWGGRVLCLWEGGEPYELDPRTLETIGPFDILGRLATGGEAARDDDSSEAARLGRRRPWLQEAGIDVAARLLRPVLGGVFSMPAKRLLAHYKIDQERNRLLMVACNAEDMLLPRSNFTFYEFDADFALVQTREFVLPDHLMIHDWTFTDSHYVLLGNRIRLDIPGSLLALTGTHPMIAALAVDPSRQSTPVYLLPRSPEAEAPGRDWSVPIEAPSQMWSMHVGNAFEERNARGGINIQLHMSGCSYQWFNFHRMFGYNWQNKKLDPSFMNIAKGREWLPRLVQVSIDLDKRGTCRGCSVRRLSDQWTRPADFPAINPGFANRRNRFIYAGGASGSRRFLPYFPFDSVVKVDVADGSARSWSVAGRKFVGEPVFVPTGSSEDDGYVLLVEYAVSDHRCHLVVLDARKIGERDAVVAKLEVPKHLTFPMGFHGFWADE